GTTTTTGCTGTTGGGAAAAATCCGTACCGGCGACCTGATGGAAGAGAGTCAGGATGCTGACATTGAAACCTTGCGGAAATTAACTGAACGGCTCGACGACATGGTGTTTCCGGTTATTCGACAAATTGTGCAGGCGGGAAAGATACCAATCGTTATCGGCGGCGGACACAACAATGTTTTGCCGATTCTGAAAGGCTGCTCATTGGCATGCAACCAATCGATAAACACGATAAATCTGGATGCCCATGCCGATTTTCGGCCCACCGAAGGAAGACATAGTGGAAATGGTTTTAGGTATGCTTATGACGCAGGTTATTTAAAAAAATATGCGCTTCTGGGTTTACACCATGCCTATAATAATGAGCTGATCCTTGATGAATTAAATGAAAATCCCGACTTCTTGCCCATCATGTTTGAGGATATCTTTTTGCGAAAAAAAGAGAGCTGGGAAGAAGCAAAACGCAGGGCTATCGATTTTGTAAAAACGGACAGATTTGGGGTGGAGCTGGATGTGGACAGCCTCGAAAACTTGCTCAGCAGCGCCTGGAGTTCGGTTGGGGTTACATCGGACGAATCCTTATGCTATCTCTACAATTGCGGGAAGGAACCAAAGGTTTGCTATCTGCACATTACCGAGGCCGTTTACAAAAGAAGCGACGGGGAGGAAAATGTGCTCATCGGAAAATTTATCAATTATATGGTTCAGGCTTTTTGCCGCGGCGTGAAGGAGCAATAGGAAATCAACTTTTTTAGACTTTCGAGCGTCCGCAGGACACCATCGAGCTGCCAGAAACGTATGATATTCACAATACACATCTTAGCCTCATCGACATCAACGGAAAGATTGTTTTAAGATCAGAAGCAATGGAACACACAAGCCAAAGCGACATCAAAACCGTAAAACCAATCCTTTACCTCTAGAAAATTCAAAACGACAAAACATTGATAACCCGGAGAATTCTGGTTTATTGAGGGAGGTTGTCTCTGTAGTCCATTTTAAATCTCTTGTTTCGTCAGGGTTTTGGTCAATAAATTATGCTGTGATTTCCCTTTTTTTTCTCTGCGTCTCCGCGGTTTACGCTTTTTGGTTTCACTGCAGAGATTGTTGAAGAGATTTCTTTTTTTGTCTTCCGTTTGCGTCTCTCCGCCTCTGCGGTTTAATTATGACCTGTTTTGATCGAGTTAACTCACCACAATCTCCGCCGTGCCCTCTTCGATGGTTCCGATAGCAGAAGCTTCTGAAATGCCGGCTTCACGGAGCGCTGCAATAAATGCGTCGGCATCGTTTGCAGCCACGGCAATGAGCAAGCCGCCGGAAGTCTGTGCGTCGCAAAGGATCAGTTTCATAATTTCAGATATTGTATTATCCCACTTTGTGAGCGCAGTAATGTAGTCCAAATTGTTTTTTGTTCCGCCGGGAATGGCTCCTTCCTGTGCCATCTGTAACACGCCTTCAATCATTGGCACCGCCGATGCATCAATAATTGCCTTCACTTTCGATCCCTGCACCATTTCTTTCAAATGTCCCAGCAACCCAAATCCTGTGACGTCGGTGCAGGCATGCACTTTAAAACTCTTCATCAGCCGGGCAGCGGTGGCGTTGAGCTGCAGCATCTGTTGGCGAGCGCGGGCGGCAATGGCTGCGGTGGCAAGTCCGCGTTTTACGGCCGTCGAAATTATACCGGTTCCCAGCGGTTTGGTGAGTACCAGCACATCGCCGGGTCGTGCCGTGCTGTTGCGCATCACCTTGTCGGGATGCACCACGCCCGTTACCACCATTCCAAACTTTGGCTCCGTATCTTCCACGGTGTGGCCGCCCAGGATGGATATGCCTGCTTCGGCAGCTTTGTCGGCGGCGCCGCGCAAAATGTCGTGCAGCACATGCATCGGAAGGCGGTTGTCAGGGAATCCCACGATGTTGAGCGCAAAAAGCGGTGTGGCGCCCATCGCATAAATGTCGCTCAACGCATTGGCTGCCGCAATGGCGCCAAAGTCGTAGGCATCGTCAACAATGGGCGTAAAAAAATCGACGGTTTGTACCAGCGCAGTGTCGGGTGAAATAAGATATACGGCAGCGTCGTCGGAAGTGTCGGCGCTGATGAGCACATTTTTATCGAAGATTGGCGGAAGGTCGCGAAGCACTTTTTCGAGATACTGCGGTCTGATTTTACAGGCACAGCCCAGTCCATGGGTAAAATGCGTAAGTTTAATCACCTCACCGGTTGTGGGAAGTTCTGCTTCATTTTCCTTTTCCGGCTGCAGCCGTTTAACAGCTTTGATAATTTCTGCGGCAGCTTTTTCGATATCGTTTTGTGAAGTAAATCTTCCTGTTGAGAAGCGAATGGTGCCCATGGCAAAACGCATGGGAATTTTCATTGCGCTAAGCACCGGCGAAAGGTCGATGTTGTCGGCGTGGCAGGCAGCTCCTGCCGATGCAGCCACTCCCGTAAGTTCCGCCAACAGCGTATTAGCTTCTACGCTCGGAAAGCTAAGGCTTAGCGTGTTGGGCAACCGATGCTCGCGATGACCGTTAAGCCTTACATCGGGCAGCTCCTGTTTTAGCAAATCATACAGCGTGTCGCGCAGCTCCTTTTGCCGCTGTTGGTTTTGCTGCATATCGCGCAAAGCAATTTCAGCGGCTTTGCCAAGCCCTACGATCTCCAGCACATTTTCGGTTCCGGCCCTGCGGTTTTGCTCATGGTCGGCGCCATGTATCAGCTTTTGAATCTGTACGTCCTGCCGCACATACAACACGCCGATGCCTTTGGGCGCATAGAGTTTATGACCGGCCACCGAAAATAAGTCAATGCCGAGCGCTTGTACGTCGGTAGGGATTTTGCCGGTTGACTGGGCGCCGTCGGAGTGCAGCAGCACACCATGCTTTTTGGCAATGATGCTAATCTCTTCGATGGGTTGGATGGTTCCCACCTCATTGTTGGCGTGCATCACGCTGATGAGGATGGTGGCGGGTGTGATGGCTTTTTCGATCTCCATCGGATCAACTCTTCCGTCGGCATCCACCGGAACAGTCGTTATTTTAAAACCTTCGGATTGCAAATGGCGGCAAACCTCGCTCACGGCCGGATGCTCGATGGCAGTGGTGATGATGTGGTTGCCTTTGTTGCGGTTTTGATAAGCAGCACCTTTTATAGCCCAGTTGTTGGCCTCGGTGCCGCCGCTGGTAAAAGTCACTTCAGACGTGTCGCAGTTGAGCAGTGCTGCCACCTGCCGTCGCGCTTCTTCGATGGCTTTGCGCGTTTGCACGCCATAGCTGTGCGAGCTCGACGGGTTGCCGAAGTATTGCTCCAGATACGGACGCATGGCAGCAGCCACTTCGCTGTCGATGGGAGTGGTGGCATTATAATCAAGATAAATGGGATGATCCATGGGAAGATATTTGTTTTAAAAAATTAAGAACTTTTGCCGCATTCTCTTTTGCATCAGCGGTATCGGTGGCTATTGTGTGTACCTTTTTTTCATCTCTTTTTTCGAGACCAAAGGAGTAAGTTTTATCATAATAATCCAGCGTAATGCGGATGGCCGTTTCAAAATCGCTTTCGCGGATGGCTGCTATGGCTTCCGCAGCATGTTGTCCGCCGAGGCGCCGTATGATGTGCTGCAAAGCATCGATAAGTTCCTCGGCAGGATAACTGGCGTAATCTTTTACCAGACGTTGGATGCGCAATGGTTGCGGCATGTCGAGACTGATCACCGAACTGTTGCGCATTTTTGTAAAAAAAGGATCGGGAATTATTACCTTACCAACACTGCGACTTTCGTCCTCGATCCAGATAGGTTTTTCAGGATTTAAAGTTTTGAAAGCTTCGAAAAGATCGTTTTCAAATTGTTCGGTGGTGGGTTGCGGCAGCTCACCTATTGCGCCAAAGGCCGAACCTTTGTGATGCGCCAGCCCTTCCAGGTCGAGTATCTGTTCACCTTGCTGGTGTAGCGTATGTAGAATTTCCGTTTTTCCGGTGCCTGTTTTTCCTGACAAAATAACAAAGTAAGCATCAGCATCGAGTGCCTGACGGATGTGGCGGCGATAGTTTTTGTAGCCTCCCTCAAGTAAATAAACTTCAAAACCGGTGGTTGAAAAAAGCCACGCCAGGCTCTCGCTGCGCATGCCGCCGCGCCAGCAGTGAATCCTGATTTCTTTTCCGGGAGCCACCCGCTGCGCGGCTTTTACAAAACTGCTCATTTTAGGACCCACAATGTCGAGTCCGCGCATGATGGCGGCTTCCCGTCCGGCTGATTTGTAGAGCTTGCCCACCGTGGCACGCTCAGCATCGTCGAACAACGCAATGTTGACCGCACCGGGAATGTGCCCCTGCGCAAACTCTGCAGGCGACCGCACATCGATAGCTGGAAGTTGGCTGTTGGCTAAAAATTCTTCGATATTTATTTTGTGAACCATGGCTTTTGCTGAAAAAGGACAAAATTACACTTTTTGAAAAAGAGCGGTTTAAGGCAAGAGATTCTCTGCTACGCAACCATTCATAAAATAAAGCTAATTATTTTAGAAATGTGGTTTCTAAAAATATCGAACCGCAGCATATCGAATAATGCCTGCCCTGCGGTGGTTGAGCCTGTCGAAGTCAGCTTGCCGAAGGGAATGTAGAAGTAAAAGAACGTGGAGAATCCTGGACTTGAATTTAAAAAGAGGAGGTGGGACCGGGAGCTCCTGACTTCGACAATGCGTCACCCTAAATTATTTTTCAGGATTTTTTGTTTCCACCTTACTGTCGCCTATATTTGACATCTGACCCAGGTTGAATCCCCAGTTCGGTATCTCCGGTAGCGATTAGACGCGAGTCACGAATATTAGATTTCGAGGATAAGAAAGCTCCGTAGGAGCGGTATTTTGGTAGATTGAAGCAACAAATTAAAATACAAAGGGGTTGTCTCATTAATCATTTTGACCCTTGTAGAATCGAATATTTGAGAGGTCGCTCGTATAGGTACCCGTATGTTTTAAGCATTTTTTGTTAAAATCCCGATTAATGAGACAGCCCCGATATTATAATAGAACTAAAGATATTTTCCATTCGATTGGATTTACAACCTTCTCTGAATGCAATATAATAATCCTTAAAGGTTACTTTGGTGTCGCCTCTACGAGGCTTTTGTTCTACGGCTATCCATTTTCTACCAAAATGTCGCCTCTACGAGGCTCTTATCCCAAACCCGGACTTCGGCAATGTGCAACACGAATAATTTTTCGTTACTGATTTTTGCCCCCCCAATGATTGATTCCTTTCTGCTTGCATCATCCAATTCGGTGAGGCGAGATTTATCAATCGTTGCGATTTAATCAAGTACAAAACCTGGGGTTTTTTACTGTCGAAGTCAGGAAAAAAACACGGAGAATCCTGGTCGTGCAAATAAAAAAAGGAAGGCAGGATCGGGAGCTTTTGCACCTGATCCCACCTCCCCCCTCACGCCTGCAAATCAGAAAATGACGACCTGCATTTAGCGGAGATGAATATCTTTATTTTTTCAGCCAAAGCTAAGATTACATCACAACTTTCGCGGTGTAATTATTAACCCGAACGATAAAGATGCCGCTTGGAAGTTCGATTTCTTCGATATTACCAGAAATTCTAACGGTTTTAATCAACGATCCGGCAGTAGAATAAATATTAGCAACTTCCCCCGGTTTTGCATTTTCGATAACCAATCTGTTCATCGAGCTGTAAATTTTACAGTCGGACTTGGTTAAGGATTTGTCATTAATACCTACCGTTGATTCTTCGATATGATTAAAATCCTGCCATCTGTTAGCCGACTTATAGGCATTAAGCGAACCCATTGGAACATACACAGTAGCTTTATTATTAAGCACTGTTTCAAAGCCATTATTATTTAAGGCCGGTGGCACAGGATTAAGGCTATAAATCTCTACGATATTGCCACATTCGCCAAAAGCATTAAACCCTATTTGTTGGAGACCTGATCCAAAAGTTACTTTTTTCATCTGGTGCTGATACAGTTCGCTAAACATCCAGAAAGCACTTTCCTCTATTGTTTGCACCGAATTAGGAATGGTGATTTCTTCGATGGAGTAGCAATTTTGAAATGAAGCGTCTCCAATAACCTTCAGTCCTTCGGGGAGGGTGACGTTTTTTAAATAATGGCAATCATAAAAAGTTGATCCGGTAAGCGTATTGAGATTGGTGCAATTGCTAAAATCGACAGTTACCAGAGTAGAGCCAGCGAAGCCATCGCCCCTAAAGCAGTCGTAACCCAGCGTCGTAAGTGTAGAAGGACCCGTGAGCTTTGTAATTCCGGCGTCATAAAAAGCGCTTGAAACGATCTTTGTAAGTCCTTCGGGTAAATTTACTTCTCCCATGTTTATGGCGCGCATAAAGGCACAATATCCAATTGTTTCCAGGCCGGTTCCCCATTGGATGTCGCTAAGACCATTGCCGCCTGAAAGTCCATAATCTGAAATGACTTTTAAACTATTGGGAATTGTGAGGTTGTGCAAATTGCGCGTGTTGCTGACGGCGGCATAACAGATTTTCTCGACGGTAGCGGGAATCACAAAAGCATTGTCCGGCTTGTTGCTTGGATAGGCAACCAGATTCTTCATGTCTTTGGTATAGATCACACCATCCACCGAGGCAAAGTGCTGGTTGTCGGCGGCTACTTCGTAAGCAACCATTTCACGGGTGTTAGAAAATGCCGAGTAATCCATCGAATTATAATTAGGCGTCGGGTCTTCGAAGAGCACCGAAGCGGCGGTTCCTATGGTCACGAATTTGACGTTGGAGTTGAAAAAACATTGCCATTCAAAGGTTTGAACCGAATTGGGTAAAACAATATTTTTGATACCAACATACGAGAATGCAAATTCTGGTAAAGTGCTATTGGGTAAATTAGTTTGTGAGATGTCGAGGTCTTCGAGTTTTCCTATGCCTCCCTGGCTTTCGAGGTAACCCAAATCCTGCAGGAAATTAATGTCGGCTCGGTTCAAAGTTCCGATAACTGTGAGCGAAGTTATCAGATAATAATTGGCAGATCCTCCCACTATTTGACTAACGGCATTCTCCAGTTGGCCGGGACCTGTAACGGTTACAGTGTAATGTTCAGCTTTAAGATCGAGCGTTAAATTTACAAACGCAAAGGCAAGGAAAATAAAAGCAACTCTTTTCCAATAATTTCTAAAAAATGGTTTCATGTTTTTAAAGTTTTTGATTTACAATATAATACAAAATTCTAATTTTTATCAATCAAATTTCATTTGACAAATTTACAAAACAAAAATTGAAGACTCAATAGCATTTTAGCTATCAATAGTATGTCACCGCCAAAACGGGCTATTACATTTACATATCAATAGCTTTTAGATAATTTTAAATCAATAACTTAAGTAATTACCCGGTTGCGGTCCGGTATTGATTCATTCGTGAGGCTCCGCAAGATGGGATTACCAAATCATTGTAGAAAAGGTTAGAAAAGTTTGCTTTTAATCAAAACAAACCAACGGATTCCACTGGTTCAATCTTGTAAAAACCAGATGACCGATAAAGAAGCGTTTTAGCTGAAATTCTCTAACTTTGTGAACTAATGAGAACGAGACGTTTTACAATACAGTTTGAGGTGAAAGGATTAATCGCATCTTTTGTTTTGCTGATCATTTTTGGCAATTTGTGCCAGGCTCAAAACCTGAATACCACAGACACCTTGGTTCTGATGGATTCTAATATTATTGAGAGCTTGATTAAGGAACAAAACAAAAGCAAACTGGAGTATAAATTAGTAGAAACTAAGGAATTACTCAATCAGGCAAAAATTAATAAAGATCAGAAGGAGATCGGGAATCTTATGCTCATGTTGGGAAGCTTGTACATGGAAACAGGAAAATTTGAAGCATCTCTACAAACACTTGACGAATTGGGCAGCATTACCACCGACGATACCGTGCGGCTCAAAATCTATTATAACAAAGCTTCTCTTTTCAGGCTGGCAATGCGCTACGACGACGCCATCGATGAACTTATGCAGCTCTTGAAATTAAACAAAAAGGTTGGCAATCAAACGGTGGAAGCTTACGCGCTGAATCAGATCGGTGTGATTTATGCCATGCAAAAATCGATGGATGTTGCCCGAAAATACATCAACGAATCTTTGGCGTTAGGTATCAAAAACAACGACTACGTTTGTATGGCAAACGCCTACAGCAATTTGGCGTCGTTTATCAGTGATGCCGACAGCAACATCAGCCAATACACCTGGTATGTGCACAAAGCTTTGCATTATTACGATAAGGTAGGCAACAAAAACTATCTCTTGTCTTTGTACAACGATATGGTGATGCGGTTTTGGAATGAAGAAATGCACGACTCGGTAAATGTGTATCTGAATAAAATAATTGAATTGATGCCGGAGGTTGATTTCCCGGAAGAAATTGCCCGCATCGGCGTCAATTTGTTTTTGATGGGAAAAATCCAGGATGAAGAAATTATCCTGAGAATGTTTGATCAACTGGAAAAAGACGGCTATCTCAAAAACAACATCGAAGTATTTATCTCCTATCATTATTTTAAATACAAGCTCGAAATGAGAGATAAAAATTTCGAGGAAGCGCTTGCATCTTACGAAAAATATAAAAGCGCTACCGATAGCCTTTACATGCGGATAAACACCGAAAAGGTCAACATTATCGAAAGAAACTTCGCATTGGAAAAAGAGCAGGAGGCGATGAAGTTGAAGACCCAACAAAGATTATTGGCAAGCATCATCATTCTTTTGTTGTTTTTGCTGGTCATTGTTCTTCTCATTCTTATTGTAGTAAACCACCGGTCCAGGATCAGAAAAGCTTCTCAGGAACAACAAACGCTTCAAACCAAACTTGAAGGAAAAAACAAGGAGATGGTAGCTTACCTGATGCAGTTGATCAAGATAAAAGAAACCAACAACAAGATTATCAGCTATCTGAAGAGTAACAGCAAGAATCTGAAAAAAGAAGAAAGCCTGACGGTGAACAGCATGATTGCTGATTTAAGAGACAATGCCAACAACGACTTCTGGACAGATTTTAATTTACGTTTTAAAGATGTAAACCGTGAATTTTACCAAAAGCTCAACGATCAATATCCTACCCTGACCTTAAATGAACACAGGCTGTGTGCCTTTCTTTACCTCGACATGACCACCAAAGAAATTGCAAATATCACCGGCCAAAGCATCGATTCGATAAATCTGGCTCGAACGCGCCTGCGCCGCAAGCTGGGGCTTACCTCCACCCCAACGCCGATCAACAGCTTCCTGCAGAATTTGTAGTTGATGACTTTAGAAAAAACACAAGATTTCATTACTTTAAACATCACTTAATCATGGCAAATACCTATACGCAGATTCACATCCAATCTGTTTTTACGGTTCAAAACAGGCACTGTGTTGTTCGTAATTCATGGAAAGAGGAGTTGTACAAATATGTGAATGGAATAATTTCAAATCATGGGCACAAAGTCTTAGCAATAAATGGAATGCCTGACCATGTTCATGTGTTTTTCGGAATGCGTCCAGCTCAGTCGCTTTCAGATTTAATGCAGGATATTAAAGGTGATTCTTCGACGTGGATCAATAAAAAGGGATTTGTAAAAGGGCGATTTTCATGGCAAGAAGGGTATGGCGCTTTTTCATATAGCAAGTCCCAGGTAAATGCTGTGATCGATTACATTAATAATCAAGAGAAACACCATCGGACAAAAACCTTTTTGGAAGAGTATCACGATTTCTTAAAGCATTTTGAAATAGATTTTGACGAACGATACATTTTCAAGCCCATTGATTACGACAATGAGTAATCTGATTCATATCAGAAGACTTCAAATCCCGTCAAATGCAGAAGAATATTGAAGCAATAATTTGTGCCGCTAGGCACATAATATGGGTAGAAACTTTGCTATTACCTAACATCCCGTCCCGTACGGGACGGAATACTTGGTTGCCGTATTCTTTCTACCCATATTGCATCCCTAACGGGATGTTTAAGGGTCTTTCTAAATATGTTTCCAAAATCTATGATTATTTTATCTCTTCCTCTCCCACACCGTAAATTCCGTGAGTATGTGCTGAAATTTGTTGAGCGTTTCCCGTATCACAAAGGGAACTTTAAAGGGTTCATTTATTAATGTAAAATGTGCATCGAGGTTTGCATGCAGTCCGTCGAGCGAAGTCACAGGCTCGCCATCTTTTTTGAAGCCTCCGAGCCATTTCTGTCGGGGCGTGTATTCTTCGAGCCAGGTATAGGGTGAAGCAAGGATAAGTAGCCCACCAGCATTAATACGTTCGTGAATGCTGTCGAGAAATTTGCCGGGATCGTAAAGCCGGTCGATCAGATTGCCGGCAAAAATCAAGTCGTAACCCGTGTATTTTGGACTTAGATTTATGGCGTCGCCCTGATAAAACTCCACCTTATCGCGCAAATCATCAAAGCCCGATTCTTCCAGTGTAACTTCATGAAACGACACCAGCTCGCC
This region of Bacteroidales bacterium genomic DNA includes:
- the selD gene encoding selenide, water dikinase SelD gives rise to the protein MIKLTHFTHGLGCACKIRPQYLEKVLRDLPPIFDKNVLISADTSDDAAVYLISPDTALVQTVDFFTPIVDDAYDFGAIAAANALSDIYAMGATPLFALNIVGFPDNRLPMHVLHDILRGAADKAAEAGISILGGHTVEDTEPKFGMVVTGVVHPDKVMRNSTARPGDVLVLTKPLGTGIISTAVKRGLATAAIAARARQQMLQLNATAARLMKSFKVHACTDVTGFGLLGHLKEMVQGSKVKAIIDASAVPMIEGVLQMAQEGAIPGGTKNNLDYITALTKWDNTISEIMKLILCDAQTSGGLLIAVAANDADAFIAALREAGISEASAIGTIEEGTAEIVVS
- a CDS encoding leucine-rich repeat protein produces the protein MKPFFRNYWKRVAFIFLAFAFVNLTLDLKAEHYTVTVTGPGQLENAVSQIVGGSANYYLITSLTVIGTLNRADINFLQDLGYLESQGGIGKLEDLDISQTNLPNSTLPEFAFSYVGIKNIVLPNSVQTFEWQCFFNSNVKFVTIGTAASVLFEDPTPNYNSMDYSAFSNTREMVAYEVAADNQHFASVDGVIYTKDMKNLVAYPSNKPDNAFVIPATVEKICYAAVSNTRNLHNLTIPNSLKVISDYGLSGGNGLSDIQWGTGLETIGYCAFMRAINMGEVNLPEGLTKIVSSAFYDAGITKLTGPSTLTTLGYDCFRGDGFAGSTLVTVDFSNCTNLNTLTGSTFYDCHYLKNVTLPEGLKVIGDASFQNCYSIEEITIPNSVQTIEESAFWMFSELYQHQMKKVTFGSGLQQIGFNAFGECGNIVEIYSLNPVPPALNNNGFETVLNNKATVYVPMGSLNAYKSANRWQDFNHIEESTVGINDKSLTKSDCKIYSSMNRLVIENAKPGEVANIYSTAGSLIKTVRISGNIEEIELPSGIFIVRVNNYTAKVVM
- the mnmH gene encoding tRNA 2-selenouridine(34) synthase MnmH yields the protein MVHKINIEEFLANSQLPAIDVRSPAEFAQGHIPGAVNIALFDDAERATVGKLYKSAGREAAIMRGLDIVGPKMSSFVKAAQRVAPGKEIRIHCWRGGMRSESLAWLFSTTGFEVYLLEGGYKNYRRHIRQALDADAYFVILSGKTGTGKTEILHTLHQQGEQILDLEGLAHHKGSAFGAIGELPQPTTEQFENDLFEAFKTLNPEKPIWIEDESRSVGKVIIPDPFFTKMRNSSVISLDMPQPLRIQRLVKDYASYPAEELIDALQHIIRRLGGQHAAEAIAAIRESDFETAIRITLDYYDKTYSFGLEKRDEKKVHTIATDTADAKENAAKVLNFLKQISSHGSSHLS
- the tnpA gene encoding IS200/IS605 family transposase — encoded protein: MANTYTQIHIQSVFTVQNRHCVVRNSWKEELYKYVNGIISNHGHKVLAINGMPDHVHVFFGMRPAQSLSDLMQDIKGDSSTWINKKGFVKGRFSWQEGYGAFSYSKSQVNAVIDYINNQEKHHRTKTFLEEYHDFLKHFEIDFDERYIFKPIDYDNE
- a CDS encoding arginase family protein, which translates into the protein MRTFVQFFKKEYITSLINFREGEEKFGETLQIAVDGDLSGFRGKFVILGIAEDIGIRANHGMAGAASAFRSFIKSLVNIHNSRDLNGDQFLLLGKIRTGDLMEESQDADIETLRKLTERLDDMVFPVIRQIVQAGKIPIVIGGGHNNVLPILKGCSLACNQSINTINLDAHADFRPTEGRHSGNGFRYAYDAGYLKKYALLGLHHAYNNELILDELNENPDFLPIMFEDIFLRKKESWEEAKRRAIDFVKTDRFGVELDVDSLENLLSSAWSSVGVTSDESLCYLYNCGKEPKVCYLHITEAVYKRSDGEENVLIGKFINYMVQAFCRGVKEQ